Proteins from a genomic interval of Salvelinus fontinalis isolate EN_2023a unplaced genomic scaffold, ASM2944872v1 scaffold_1379, whole genome shotgun sequence:
- the LOC129849190 gene encoding uncharacterized protein LOC129849190 isoform X1 — protein sequence MIYSWKSGLNNGGLKLNVFPYVHKPQAGTFQANAGEQVLQTDVHSAGHDGLRLPGLGDCPKDSPLKAGTLQASAGEQVLQTDVHSAGHDGLRLPGLGDCPKDSPLKAGTLQASAGEQVLQTDVHSAGHDGLRLPALGDCPKDSPLKNLEPKPQQGPRPSREAIKARRAREAKSGVVNLSRQVVGVLALPQTLLSQTTSNSVLPAIKKGTKVTKMETTETPGPLTPNDGEIMISFPSVDDLLTPKSDVTSEAKSDDASCPISPEAFSLTNFLKSHPQRKLIRKFLKQMNVTIGDLDEVIEWVVCVSSEVFLPVMALHRTSRPESSDSFRWGSGVLQIISEKFHQRSSEPKGRLLGGQPPTPPSETDKELQGIADLSVSNILKRAQEDLFSSGEDDLEITHPGITLTEEKLSSIFSELFRGACESAQEAAGRIHHMRSGRGNNSRNGRRPGSPTELGELGSVRSPKGSDVHKVLSEGSLPVFALFGERPGEVGETSSPAGEMDETQTASTPSIPRSGHGGRSCSQTTIPTTGHREAGVTASNIFDVIVHLAHSDTDRELHQEFSSEDDVSLNDIMDIKAVEPLGQILSSWRLVNRIFRGKVHYFGKELICKVYQMLLDSGMGRRPMARQSRSEPILKDLAANRRLSNEFFTDVLYMFIQRAIKNLLENFLGLPTTPPGRDIMWNDNFNWMYRDGWGNTPTSSEEELWDSDSTWSSGLGEEELAESRGRWAALLEKGRLQTLQSSGSGSLSLSDDNKEALGAVCQVLTSRVGDILNSTCNNDYKARLIIQKGLDSGARERFPDSQCPSSPEEEEVVVSAMTVSYPKPSTSTQAAWAAPAQTLDVFLPRPCLDEEEVVPSTSMKDNSVTTTHAARAAPSQTLEEEVGEAEVSDVSDSSLMPTKALEKIPSLLPGKNLIEEDILICSTPWATVISPQTLKFILHGIMCRLEASESPQTRRANDPFRLMKDLFLEVRHALKYADISVVFGLEESIQFIGEDAVKAIVKTAAQRLSLRSDSNRAQLRAARSGGEGAIRCMADTITQVIDDYSEDWSSDCHFGARRSRASGRSHSSTSSRSDITLTEELLARRETLEEDLEEMADDSTGLEKTIVSSAISEKSQEKEKQKEKEEAIKEEVRKSGKKKRGNNKDQKKNKVSPLGNDSTMAADEPKKKQALFPRITAALAKLFCFPCKKRCKK from the exons ATGATTTATAGTTGGAAAAGTGGGCTTAATAATGGAGGGCTCAAGTTAAATGTATTTCCTTATGTTCATAAACCCCAGGCTGGGACCTTCCAAGCTAATGCTGGAGAGCAGGTGCTCCAGACAGACGTCCATTCCGCTGGCCATGATGGACTAAGGCTGCCAGGCCTGGGAGACTGCCCCAAGGACAGCCCCCTAAAG GCTGGGACCCTCCAAGCTAGTGCTGGAGAGCAGGTGCTCCAGACAGACGTCCATTCCGCTGGCCATGATGGACTAAGGCTGCCAGGCCTGGGAGACTGCCCCAAGGACAGCCCCCTAAAG GCTGGGACCCTCCAAGCTAGTGCTGGAGAGCAGGTGCTCCAGACTGACGTCCATTCCGCTGGCCATGATGGACTAAGGCTGCCAGCCCTGGGAGACTGCCCCAAGGACAGCCCTCTAAAG AACCTTGAGCCGAAGCCCCAACAAGGCCCCAGGCCCAGCCGAGAGGCTATCAAGGCTAGAAGGGCTAGGGAGGCTAAGTCAGGGGTGGTAAACCTAAGCCGCCAAGTAGTTGGTGTGTTGGCACTGCCTCAAACGCTTCTATCTCAAACAACCAGTAACA GTGTCCTGCCAGCTATCAAGAAGGGCACTAAAGTTACTAAAATGGAGACAACAG AAACCCCAGGTCCCCTGACACCTAATGATGGGGAGATAATGATCTCCTTTCCATCTGTTGATGACCTCCTGACCCCAAAGAGTGATGTCACGTCCGAGGCTAAGAGCGATGATGCCTCCTGTCCAATTTCACCTGAGGCGTTCTCTCTAACAAACTTCCTGAAGTCTCACCC TCAGAGAAAGCTTATCAGGAAGTTCCTCAAACAAATG AACGTGACAATAGGCGACCTGGACGAAGTCATCGagtgggtggtgtgtgtctccagtgaGGTGTTCCTCCCAGTGATGGCTCTGCACAGGACCTCCAGACCAGAGTCGTCAGACTCATTCCGCTGGGGGTCAGGTGTGCTCCAGATCATCTCTGAAAAGTTCCACCAGCGGAGTTCTGAGCCGAAGGGAAGGCTCCTGGGCGGGCAGCCGCCCACTCCCCCTTCTGAGACCGACAAGGAGCTTCAGGGCATAGCAGATCTGTCTGTGAGTAACATCCTGAAAAGGGCCCAGGAGGACCTCTTCTCTTCTGGTGAGGATGACCTGGAGATCACCCATCCAGGCATCACTCTGACCGAAGAGAAGCTCTCCAGCATCTTCTCAGAGCTGTTCAGGGGCGCATGTGAGAGTGCCCAGGAGGCCGCCGGACGCATCCACCACATGAGGTCTGGAAGAGGCAACAACAGCCGAAATGGGAGACGCCCTGGGTCACCAACAGAGTTGGGAGAACTGGGGTCAGTGAGGAGTCCCAAGGGAAGTGACGTCCATAAAGTCCTTAGCGAGGGGTCCCTCCCTGTCTTTGCCCTGTTTGGGGAGAGGCCAGGGGAAGTTGGGGAGACCAGCAGCCCTGCTGGGGAGATGGACGAGACCCAGACTGCCAGCACTCCCAGCATTCCCCGGTCTGGGCATGGCGGCAGAAGTTGTAGCCAGACCACCATTCCCACCACCGGCCACAGAGAGGCAGGAGTCACAGCCAGTAACATCTTTGATGTTATTGTTCATCTGGCGCACTCCGACACTGACCGGGAACTCCACCAGGAGTTCAGCAGTGAGGATGATGTTTCACTGAATGACATCATGGACATTAAGGCAGTGGAGCCCCTGGGGCAGATCCTGTCCTCATGGAGGCTGGTCAACAGGATCTTCAGGGGGAAGGTCCACTACTTTGGGAAGGAGCTCATCTGCAAGGTGTATCAGATGCTTCTAGACAGCGGTATGGGCAGGAGGCCAATGGCCCGCCAGAGCAGGTCCGAGCCCATCCTGAAAGACCTGGCTGCCAACCGTAGGCTCTCCAATGAATTCTTCACAGACGTGCTGTACATGTTCATCCAACGTGCCATTAAGAATCTGCTGGAGAACTTCTTGGGTCTGCCGACCACCCCACCAGGTAGAGACATTATGTGGAATGACAATTTCAACTGGATGTATAGGGACGGCTGGGGGAACACCCCCACATCCAGCGAGGAGGAGTTGTGGGACAGCGACTCCACCTGGTCAAGTGGGCTTGGGGAGGAGGAGTTGGCAGAGTCCCGTGGGAGGTGGGCCGCTCTGTTGGAGAAGGGCAGACTCCAGACCCTCCAGTCCTCCGGCTCcggctccctctccctctccgatgACAACAAGGAGGCACTAG GGGCCGTCTGCCAGGTCCTGACCTCCAGGGTGGGAGACATCCTGAACAGTACCTGCAACAACGATTACAAGGCCAGGCTCATCATCCAGAAAG GATTGGATTCCGGTGCCAGGGAAAGGTTCCCTGACTCTCAATGTCCCTCTTCacccgaagaggaggaggtagtagtgAGTGCCATGACTGTCTCATACCCTAAACCCTCCACCTCAACCCAGGCAGCATGGGCAGCTCCTGCCCAGACTCTGGATGTTTTTCTGCCCAGACCCTGCCTGGATGAAGAAGAGGTAGTGCCCAGCACCTCCATGAAGGACAACTCTGTGACGACCACCCATGCAGCACGGGCAGCTCCTTCCCAGACCCTGGAAGAAGAGGTGGGAGAAGCTGAGGTGTCCGACGTGAGTGACAGCTCCCTGATGCCCACCAAGGCCCTTGAGAAgattccctccctcctaccaggcaAGAATCTTATTGAAGAGGACATCCTCATTTGCAGCACTCCCTGGGCCACCGTCATAAGCCCCCAGACCCTGAAGTTTATCCTCCACGGCATCATGTGCCGACTGGAGGCCTCAGAGTCCCCCCAGACAAGGAGGGCCAATGACCCCTTCAGGCTGATGAAGGATCTCTTTCTGGAGGTCCGGCATGCCCTTAAGTATGCTGACATCTCTGTCGTCTTTGGCCTGGAGGAGAGCATCCAATTCATTGGGGAGGATGCGGTGAAGGCCATCGTGAAGACTGCAGCTCAAAGATTGTCCCTGCGTTCGGACTCCAACCGGGCTCAACTGCGTGCCGCACGCTCTGGTGGCGAGGGAGCCATCAGGTGCATGGCGGACACCATCACACAAGTCATAGATGACTATTCCGAGGACTGGAGTTCCGACTGCCATTTTGGAGCCAGGAGGAGCCGTGCTAGTGGGAGGTCACACTCCTCAACGTCCTCAAGGAGTGATATCACACTCACCGAGGAGCTCCTGGCCCGGAGGGAAACCCTTGAAGAGGACCTAGAGGAGATGGCTGATGACAGCACTGGTTTGGAGAAGACCATTGTAAGCTCAGCCATCTCTGAGAAGTCCCAG gagaaggagaagcagaaggagaaggaagaggcTATTAAGGAAGAAGTGAGGAAGTCAGGAAAGAAGAAGCGAGGTAATAACAAGGACCAGAAGAAGAACAAGGTGTCTCCTCTTGGCAATGATA GTACTATGGCTGCAGATGAGCCGAAGAAAAAACAGGCTCTCTTCCCGCGGATCACAGCTGCCCTGGCAAAactattttgcttcccctgcAAAAAAAGATGCAAAAAGTAA
- the LOC129849190 gene encoding uncharacterized protein LOC129849190 isoform X4: protein MIYSWKSGLNNGGLKLNVFPYVHKPQAGTFQANAGEQVLQTDVHSAGHDGLRLPGLGDCPKDSPLKAGTLQASAGEQVLQTDVHSAGHDGLRLPGLGDCPKDSPLKAGTLQASAGEQVLQTDVHSAGHDGLRLPALGDCPKDSPLKNLEPKPQQGPRPSREAIKARRAREAKSGVVNLSRQVVGVLALPQTLLSQTTSNSVLPAIKKGTKVTKMETTETPGPLTPNDGEIMISFPSVDDLLTPKSDVTSEAKSDDASCPISPEAFSLTNFLKSHPQRKLIRKFLKQMNVTIGDLDEVIEWVVCVSSEVFLPVMALHRTSRPESSDSFRWGSGVLQIISEKFHQRSSEPKGRLLGGQPPTPPSETDKELQGIADLSVSNILKRAQEDLFSSGEDDLEITHPGITLTEEKLSSIFSELFRGACESAQEAAGRIHHMRSGRGNNSRNGRRPGSPTELGELGSVRSPKGSDVHKVLSEGSLPVFALFGERPGEVGETSSPAGEMDETQTASTPSIPRSGHGGRSCSQTTIPTTGHREAGVTASNIFDVIVHLAHSDTDRELHQEFSSEDDVSLNDIMDIKAVEPLGQILSSWRLVNRIFRGKVHYFGKELICKVYQMLLDSGMGRRPMARQSRSEPILKDLAANRRLSNEFFTDVLYMFIQRAIKNLLENFLGLPTTPPGRDIMWNDNFNWMYRDGWGNTPTSSEEELWDSDSTWSSGLGEEELAESRGRWAALLEKGRLQTLQSSGSGSLSLSDDNKEALGAVCQVLTSRVGDILNSTCNNDYKARLIIQKGLDSGARERFPDSQCPSSPEEEEVVVSAMTVSYPKPSTSTQAAWAAPAQTLDVFLPRPCLDEEEVVPSTSMKDNSVTTTHAARAAPSQTLEEEVGEAEVSDVSDSSLMPTKALEKIPSLLPGKNLIEEDILICSTPWATVISPQTLKFILHGIMCRLEASESPQTRRANDPFRLMKDLFLEVRHALKYADISVVFGLEESIQFIGEDAVKAIVKTAAQRLSLRSDSNRAQLRAARSGGEGAIRCMADTITQVIDDYSEDWSSDCHFGARRSRASGRSHSSTSSRSDITLTEELLARRETLEEDLEEMADDSTGLEKTIVSSAISEKSQEKEKQKEKEEAIKEEVRKSGKKKRGTMAADEPKKKQALFPRITAALAKLFCFPCKKRCKK, encoded by the exons ATGATTTATAGTTGGAAAAGTGGGCTTAATAATGGAGGGCTCAAGTTAAATGTATTTCCTTATGTTCATAAACCCCAGGCTGGGACCTTCCAAGCTAATGCTGGAGAGCAGGTGCTCCAGACAGACGTCCATTCCGCTGGCCATGATGGACTAAGGCTGCCAGGCCTGGGAGACTGCCCCAAGGACAGCCCCCTAAAG GCTGGGACCCTCCAAGCTAGTGCTGGAGAGCAGGTGCTCCAGACAGACGTCCATTCCGCTGGCCATGATGGACTAAGGCTGCCAGGCCTGGGAGACTGCCCCAAGGACAGCCCCCTAAAG GCTGGGACCCTCCAAGCTAGTGCTGGAGAGCAGGTGCTCCAGACTGACGTCCATTCCGCTGGCCATGATGGACTAAGGCTGCCAGCCCTGGGAGACTGCCCCAAGGACAGCCCTCTAAAG AACCTTGAGCCGAAGCCCCAACAAGGCCCCAGGCCCAGCCGAGAGGCTATCAAGGCTAGAAGGGCTAGGGAGGCTAAGTCAGGGGTGGTAAACCTAAGCCGCCAAGTAGTTGGTGTGTTGGCACTGCCTCAAACGCTTCTATCTCAAACAACCAGTAACA GTGTCCTGCCAGCTATCAAGAAGGGCACTAAAGTTACTAAAATGGAGACAACAG AAACCCCAGGTCCCCTGACACCTAATGATGGGGAGATAATGATCTCCTTTCCATCTGTTGATGACCTCCTGACCCCAAAGAGTGATGTCACGTCCGAGGCTAAGAGCGATGATGCCTCCTGTCCAATTTCACCTGAGGCGTTCTCTCTAACAAACTTCCTGAAGTCTCACCC TCAGAGAAAGCTTATCAGGAAGTTCCTCAAACAAATG AACGTGACAATAGGCGACCTGGACGAAGTCATCGagtgggtggtgtgtgtctccagtgaGGTGTTCCTCCCAGTGATGGCTCTGCACAGGACCTCCAGACCAGAGTCGTCAGACTCATTCCGCTGGGGGTCAGGTGTGCTCCAGATCATCTCTGAAAAGTTCCACCAGCGGAGTTCTGAGCCGAAGGGAAGGCTCCTGGGCGGGCAGCCGCCCACTCCCCCTTCTGAGACCGACAAGGAGCTTCAGGGCATAGCAGATCTGTCTGTGAGTAACATCCTGAAAAGGGCCCAGGAGGACCTCTTCTCTTCTGGTGAGGATGACCTGGAGATCACCCATCCAGGCATCACTCTGACCGAAGAGAAGCTCTCCAGCATCTTCTCAGAGCTGTTCAGGGGCGCATGTGAGAGTGCCCAGGAGGCCGCCGGACGCATCCACCACATGAGGTCTGGAAGAGGCAACAACAGCCGAAATGGGAGACGCCCTGGGTCACCAACAGAGTTGGGAGAACTGGGGTCAGTGAGGAGTCCCAAGGGAAGTGACGTCCATAAAGTCCTTAGCGAGGGGTCCCTCCCTGTCTTTGCCCTGTTTGGGGAGAGGCCAGGGGAAGTTGGGGAGACCAGCAGCCCTGCTGGGGAGATGGACGAGACCCAGACTGCCAGCACTCCCAGCATTCCCCGGTCTGGGCATGGCGGCAGAAGTTGTAGCCAGACCACCATTCCCACCACCGGCCACAGAGAGGCAGGAGTCACAGCCAGTAACATCTTTGATGTTATTGTTCATCTGGCGCACTCCGACACTGACCGGGAACTCCACCAGGAGTTCAGCAGTGAGGATGATGTTTCACTGAATGACATCATGGACATTAAGGCAGTGGAGCCCCTGGGGCAGATCCTGTCCTCATGGAGGCTGGTCAACAGGATCTTCAGGGGGAAGGTCCACTACTTTGGGAAGGAGCTCATCTGCAAGGTGTATCAGATGCTTCTAGACAGCGGTATGGGCAGGAGGCCAATGGCCCGCCAGAGCAGGTCCGAGCCCATCCTGAAAGACCTGGCTGCCAACCGTAGGCTCTCCAATGAATTCTTCACAGACGTGCTGTACATGTTCATCCAACGTGCCATTAAGAATCTGCTGGAGAACTTCTTGGGTCTGCCGACCACCCCACCAGGTAGAGACATTATGTGGAATGACAATTTCAACTGGATGTATAGGGACGGCTGGGGGAACACCCCCACATCCAGCGAGGAGGAGTTGTGGGACAGCGACTCCACCTGGTCAAGTGGGCTTGGGGAGGAGGAGTTGGCAGAGTCCCGTGGGAGGTGGGCCGCTCTGTTGGAGAAGGGCAGACTCCAGACCCTCCAGTCCTCCGGCTCcggctccctctccctctccgatgACAACAAGGAGGCACTAG GGGCCGTCTGCCAGGTCCTGACCTCCAGGGTGGGAGACATCCTGAACAGTACCTGCAACAACGATTACAAGGCCAGGCTCATCATCCAGAAAG GATTGGATTCCGGTGCCAGGGAAAGGTTCCCTGACTCTCAATGTCCCTCTTCacccgaagaggaggaggtagtagtgAGTGCCATGACTGTCTCATACCCTAAACCCTCCACCTCAACCCAGGCAGCATGGGCAGCTCCTGCCCAGACTCTGGATGTTTTTCTGCCCAGACCCTGCCTGGATGAAGAAGAGGTAGTGCCCAGCACCTCCATGAAGGACAACTCTGTGACGACCACCCATGCAGCACGGGCAGCTCCTTCCCAGACCCTGGAAGAAGAGGTGGGAGAAGCTGAGGTGTCCGACGTGAGTGACAGCTCCCTGATGCCCACCAAGGCCCTTGAGAAgattccctccctcctaccaggcaAGAATCTTATTGAAGAGGACATCCTCATTTGCAGCACTCCCTGGGCCACCGTCATAAGCCCCCAGACCCTGAAGTTTATCCTCCACGGCATCATGTGCCGACTGGAGGCCTCAGAGTCCCCCCAGACAAGGAGGGCCAATGACCCCTTCAGGCTGATGAAGGATCTCTTTCTGGAGGTCCGGCATGCCCTTAAGTATGCTGACATCTCTGTCGTCTTTGGCCTGGAGGAGAGCATCCAATTCATTGGGGAGGATGCGGTGAAGGCCATCGTGAAGACTGCAGCTCAAAGATTGTCCCTGCGTTCGGACTCCAACCGGGCTCAACTGCGTGCCGCACGCTCTGGTGGCGAGGGAGCCATCAGGTGCATGGCGGACACCATCACACAAGTCATAGATGACTATTCCGAGGACTGGAGTTCCGACTGCCATTTTGGAGCCAGGAGGAGCCGTGCTAGTGGGAGGTCACACTCCTCAACGTCCTCAAGGAGTGATATCACACTCACCGAGGAGCTCCTGGCCCGGAGGGAAACCCTTGAAGAGGACCTAGAGGAGATGGCTGATGACAGCACTGGTTTGGAGAAGACCATTGTAAGCTCAGCCATCTCTGAGAAGTCCCAG gagaaggagaagcagaaggagaaggaagaggcTATTAAGGAAGAAGTGAGGAAGTCAGGAAAGAAGAAGCGAG GTACTATGGCTGCAGATGAGCCGAAGAAAAAACAGGCTCTCTTCCCGCGGATCACAGCTGCCCTGGCAAAactattttgcttcccctgcAAAAAAAGATGCAAAAAGTAA
- the LOC129849190 gene encoding uncharacterized protein LOC129849190 isoform X2, producing the protein MIYSWKSGLNNGGLKLNVFPYVHKPQAGTFQANAGEQVLQTDVHSAGHDGLRLPGLGDCPKDSPLKAGTLQASAGEQVLQTDVHSAGHDGLRLPGLGDCPKDSPLKAGTLQASAGEQVLQTDVHSAGHDGLRLPALGDCPKDSPLKNLEPKPQQGPRPSREAIKARRAREAKSGVVNLSRQVVGVLALPQTLLSQTTSNSVLPAIKKGTKVTKMETTETPGPLTPNDGEIMISFPSVDDLLTPKSDVTSEAKSDDASCPISPEAFSLTNFLKSHPQRKLIRKFLKQMNVTIGDLDEVIEWVVCVSSEVFLPVMALHRTSRPESSDSFRWGSGVLQIISEKFHQRSSEPKGRLLGGQPPTPPSETDKELQGIADLSVSNILKRAQEDLFSSGEDDLEITHPGITLTEEKLSSIFSELFRGACESAQEAAGRIHHMRSGRGNNSRNGRRPGSPTELGELGSVRSPKGSDVHKVLSEGSLPVFALFGERPGEVGETSSPAGEMDETQTASTPSIPRSGHGGRSCSQTTIPTTGHREAGVTASNIFDVIVHLAHSDTDRELHQEFSSEDDVSLNDIMDIKAVEPLGQILSSWRLVNRIFRGKVHYFGKELICKVYQMLLDSGMGRRPMARQSRSEPILKDLAANRRLSNEFFTDVLYMFIQRAIKNLLENFLGLPTTPPGRDIMWNDNFNWMYRDGWGNTPTSSEEELWDSDSTWSSGLGEEELAESRGRWAALLEKGRLQTLQSSGSGSLSLSDDNKEALGAVCQVLTSRVGDILNSTCNNDYKARLIIQKGLDSGARERFPDSQCPSSPEEEEVVVSAMTVSYPKPSTSTQAAWAAPAQTLDVFLPRPCLDEEEVVPSTSMKDNSVTTTHAARAAPSQTLEEEVGEAEVSDVSDSSLMPTKALEKIPSLLPGKNLIEEDILICSTPWATVISPQTLKFILHGIMCRLEASESPQTRRANDPFRLMKDLFLEVRHALKYADISVVFGLEESIQFIGEDAVKAIVKTAAQRLSLRSDSNRAQLRAARSGGEGAIRCMADTITQVIDDYSEDWSSDCHFGARRSRASGRSHSSTSSRSDITLTEELLARRETLEEDLEEMADDSTGLEKTIVSSAISEKSQKEKQKEKEEAIKEEVRKSGKKKRGNNKDQKKNKVSPLGNDSTMAADEPKKKQALFPRITAALAKLFCFPCKKRCKK; encoded by the exons ATGATTTATAGTTGGAAAAGTGGGCTTAATAATGGAGGGCTCAAGTTAAATGTATTTCCTTATGTTCATAAACCCCAGGCTGGGACCTTCCAAGCTAATGCTGGAGAGCAGGTGCTCCAGACAGACGTCCATTCCGCTGGCCATGATGGACTAAGGCTGCCAGGCCTGGGAGACTGCCCCAAGGACAGCCCCCTAAAG GCTGGGACCCTCCAAGCTAGTGCTGGAGAGCAGGTGCTCCAGACAGACGTCCATTCCGCTGGCCATGATGGACTAAGGCTGCCAGGCCTGGGAGACTGCCCCAAGGACAGCCCCCTAAAG GCTGGGACCCTCCAAGCTAGTGCTGGAGAGCAGGTGCTCCAGACTGACGTCCATTCCGCTGGCCATGATGGACTAAGGCTGCCAGCCCTGGGAGACTGCCCCAAGGACAGCCCTCTAAAG AACCTTGAGCCGAAGCCCCAACAAGGCCCCAGGCCCAGCCGAGAGGCTATCAAGGCTAGAAGGGCTAGGGAGGCTAAGTCAGGGGTGGTAAACCTAAGCCGCCAAGTAGTTGGTGTGTTGGCACTGCCTCAAACGCTTCTATCTCAAACAACCAGTAACA GTGTCCTGCCAGCTATCAAGAAGGGCACTAAAGTTACTAAAATGGAGACAACAG AAACCCCAGGTCCCCTGACACCTAATGATGGGGAGATAATGATCTCCTTTCCATCTGTTGATGACCTCCTGACCCCAAAGAGTGATGTCACGTCCGAGGCTAAGAGCGATGATGCCTCCTGTCCAATTTCACCTGAGGCGTTCTCTCTAACAAACTTCCTGAAGTCTCACCC TCAGAGAAAGCTTATCAGGAAGTTCCTCAAACAAATG AACGTGACAATAGGCGACCTGGACGAAGTCATCGagtgggtggtgtgtgtctccagtgaGGTGTTCCTCCCAGTGATGGCTCTGCACAGGACCTCCAGACCAGAGTCGTCAGACTCATTCCGCTGGGGGTCAGGTGTGCTCCAGATCATCTCTGAAAAGTTCCACCAGCGGAGTTCTGAGCCGAAGGGAAGGCTCCTGGGCGGGCAGCCGCCCACTCCCCCTTCTGAGACCGACAAGGAGCTTCAGGGCATAGCAGATCTGTCTGTGAGTAACATCCTGAAAAGGGCCCAGGAGGACCTCTTCTCTTCTGGTGAGGATGACCTGGAGATCACCCATCCAGGCATCACTCTGACCGAAGAGAAGCTCTCCAGCATCTTCTCAGAGCTGTTCAGGGGCGCATGTGAGAGTGCCCAGGAGGCCGCCGGACGCATCCACCACATGAGGTCTGGAAGAGGCAACAACAGCCGAAATGGGAGACGCCCTGGGTCACCAACAGAGTTGGGAGAACTGGGGTCAGTGAGGAGTCCCAAGGGAAGTGACGTCCATAAAGTCCTTAGCGAGGGGTCCCTCCCTGTCTTTGCCCTGTTTGGGGAGAGGCCAGGGGAAGTTGGGGAGACCAGCAGCCCTGCTGGGGAGATGGACGAGACCCAGACTGCCAGCACTCCCAGCATTCCCCGGTCTGGGCATGGCGGCAGAAGTTGTAGCCAGACCACCATTCCCACCACCGGCCACAGAGAGGCAGGAGTCACAGCCAGTAACATCTTTGATGTTATTGTTCATCTGGCGCACTCCGACACTGACCGGGAACTCCACCAGGAGTTCAGCAGTGAGGATGATGTTTCACTGAATGACATCATGGACATTAAGGCAGTGGAGCCCCTGGGGCAGATCCTGTCCTCATGGAGGCTGGTCAACAGGATCTTCAGGGGGAAGGTCCACTACTTTGGGAAGGAGCTCATCTGCAAGGTGTATCAGATGCTTCTAGACAGCGGTATGGGCAGGAGGCCAATGGCCCGCCAGAGCAGGTCCGAGCCCATCCTGAAAGACCTGGCTGCCAACCGTAGGCTCTCCAATGAATTCTTCACAGACGTGCTGTACATGTTCATCCAACGTGCCATTAAGAATCTGCTGGAGAACTTCTTGGGTCTGCCGACCACCCCACCAGGTAGAGACATTATGTGGAATGACAATTTCAACTGGATGTATAGGGACGGCTGGGGGAACACCCCCACATCCAGCGAGGAGGAGTTGTGGGACAGCGACTCCACCTGGTCAAGTGGGCTTGGGGAGGAGGAGTTGGCAGAGTCCCGTGGGAGGTGGGCCGCTCTGTTGGAGAAGGGCAGACTCCAGACCCTCCAGTCCTCCGGCTCcggctccctctccctctccgatgACAACAAGGAGGCACTAG GGGCCGTCTGCCAGGTCCTGACCTCCAGGGTGGGAGACATCCTGAACAGTACCTGCAACAACGATTACAAGGCCAGGCTCATCATCCAGAAAG GATTGGATTCCGGTGCCAGGGAAAGGTTCCCTGACTCTCAATGTCCCTCTTCacccgaagaggaggaggtagtagtgAGTGCCATGACTGTCTCATACCCTAAACCCTCCACCTCAACCCAGGCAGCATGGGCAGCTCCTGCCCAGACTCTGGATGTTTTTCTGCCCAGACCCTGCCTGGATGAAGAAGAGGTAGTGCCCAGCACCTCCATGAAGGACAACTCTGTGACGACCACCCATGCAGCACGGGCAGCTCCTTCCCAGACCCTGGAAGAAGAGGTGGGAGAAGCTGAGGTGTCCGACGTGAGTGACAGCTCCCTGATGCCCACCAAGGCCCTTGAGAAgattccctccctcctaccaggcaAGAATCTTATTGAAGAGGACATCCTCATTTGCAGCACTCCCTGGGCCACCGTCATAAGCCCCCAGACCCTGAAGTTTATCCTCCACGGCATCATGTGCCGACTGGAGGCCTCAGAGTCCCCCCAGACAAGGAGGGCCAATGACCCCTTCAGGCTGATGAAGGATCTCTTTCTGGAGGTCCGGCATGCCCTTAAGTATGCTGACATCTCTGTCGTCTTTGGCCTGGAGGAGAGCATCCAATTCATTGGGGAGGATGCGGTGAAGGCCATCGTGAAGACTGCAGCTCAAAGATTGTCCCTGCGTTCGGACTCCAACCGGGCTCAACTGCGTGCCGCACGCTCTGGTGGCGAGGGAGCCATCAGGTGCATGGCGGACACCATCACACAAGTCATAGATGACTATTCCGAGGACTGGAGTTCCGACTGCCATTTTGGAGCCAGGAGGAGCCGTGCTAGTGGGAGGTCACACTCCTCAACGTCCTCAAGGAGTGATATCACACTCACCGAGGAGCTCCTGGCCCGGAGGGAAACCCTTGAAGAGGACCTAGAGGAGATGGCTGATGACAGCACTGGTTTGGAGAAGACCATTGTAAGCTCAGCCATCTCTGAGAAGTCCCAG aaggagaagcagaaggagaaggaagaggcTATTAAGGAAGAAGTGAGGAAGTCAGGAAAGAAGAAGCGAGGTAATAACAAGGACCAGAAGAAGAACAAGGTGTCTCCTCTTGGCAATGATA GTACTATGGCTGCAGATGAGCCGAAGAAAAAACAGGCTCTCTTCCCGCGGATCACAGCTGCCCTGGCAAAactattttgcttcccctgcAAAAAAAGATGCAAAAAGTAA